In Nicotiana tabacum cultivar K326 chromosome 10, ASM71507v2, whole genome shotgun sequence, the DNA window ggaaaaaagtGACTTAGACACCAAGTAACAaatcctaaaatctctctaaaatatagatattcatcataaataaaactctatttataatAGTATTTGATTAGATaaatatttatcgctttcttaaatGTCTAATTAATGACTATATGACTTCTTAGAATAGTAATAGTTGAATTGAAAAAATATTGTGTCTTCTTGATTttctataaataataaatatttgatCGGATTTTTTCCTTAaactaaaatgacaaataaaaagAACCCCGAAAAGTAAAAAATAACCTAAATGATTTTGTTTAAACAAAAAGGGCCAAAACTGCCTTAGACTATTTGATTTGGCACAAAAATGCCCCCGTCCACTTATTGAGCCAAAAATGTCCCTACCTTATCTTAGTGACTCACTTATGCCCTTATTAACTAGCGAACttatttggaaaatatttttaattaatattcaCGTGTCACCATCCcattaatttaaatttaaattattaccatttttgtttaaaaaaatacCTATTATGATTTCTTCACAGTCCCCCAAAAAAAGGACATGCCATGTTGCCAActccccatttcttcttcaatttctatGAAATTGAATCAGGAGAGGAGATAATGAGTTTTTTTCTCATACCCATTTTATACCaatttgattttatttaatgaatttcttcCTAAGTCAAGATCCCAAATTTTATTCTCATAcccatttcatttcatttcaaaactcaatattttttttcttaaattgttaCTTTTCTTGTTATTGTAGTGGCTCAAATTCTTTTATTTGTAGAATTTAAACGATGAATAAGAAATTACATTGAATTTTAAAATCGGGTTTGAATTAATCTGGTTTAAAATCAGGGCGGATCAATGAAAATATAGGTTTATggtgtttttttaaaaaaaaaaaatttatcaaGGGTTTATATTTATGCTAATAGCACGGTAACACATGGAtaatcattaaaaaaaattatttcttttagaTAGGTCTGTTAGTACTAAGGGTATAATTGAGCCACTACGGTAATGGTGGAGATATTTTTGGCTCAATATAGGTGAATGAAGGTTATTTTTGTACCAAATCGAATAGTCTAGAGATAATTTTGGCCATTTTCCgttgattaaaaataaaaattatctttttaagaAGGGCCATTTTAAGTGGTGATTTCATTTAGACGTtttttttaaaggtaaaaagataGTCTTCATCTTCACGCCATTAAAAAAATTACCAAAGTAATAAATGTAGTCATGATCTTGTTCATGCTATTTGTATTCATCAACCTAAAAACTCCATTTCAAAGTTGATAAAATTTCATGTCACGGCCAACTCTGAGGCATTAGCACATAAATCACAGTAAAATTGTCCAAAATTTATCACCGTTATTAACTCCTGCTATTGTAACATTAATTCTCTCCTCTATCATCCTTTAGAAGTCATTTGGCAGGGTGTATAAAAATAGTATTGAATTGATTGTATTAGTAATATCGAGATTAGTAATATTAAACTCAATtatattgagattatttcttatcGATTATTTAGGCTGGTTTATAAGTTTTGAAAGGACAATTATGTCCTTATATATATTTATCCAGATATTTAAACCATAGTATTGCTAATATTATggtttggtatgtatataaataGTACTGAATAAGATGTATAACTAATAATTATTAGTTTAATATATGTTGAAAACACCGCCAaactataaataataatataaaaaataatacatGTATTATTTTCCCTAATACATCCTACCAAATGATCTCTTATGAGTCTTGTTTGGTATGACAAATAAGcaataattatagaataaaaatTTAGTATCAGCTTAACCCTTGTTTCGTATTAATTCTGGGATGAGTTATCCCAGGATTAAAAATAATAACGAGATAACTTATACTTGCCAGATGATGGAGTAATAATCATAAGATAAATTAGTTAAATTGACAATCATAAGATTAATACaacatacaaataattaataagaaATAATACTAGGATAACTAATCCTATAACATGACTTGTCTTTAACCAAACGTCCCCTTAGAACTTGTTTGGTATGAGGGATAAGGAATAACTCATCCCGGGATTAAATTTAAGAGAAGTTTATTTCATGTTTCGCTGGGAAAAAATTGCGGACTCAgaattaattatttcaaaaatgtAATATATTTTTATCCCTATACAACAATGAAATAATTAAATTAGGAATAATTAATCCCGCAATAATTTATGTTGGGAGAACTTCTTTCCAACCAAACTATCTTAATGCAGTAATTAAGTACTGATTACTACAGCATGGGACCCCATGTCTACAACAAGGACATAAATATAAGCAGAAAAAAAGGTGTCTTTACAAAGAAAAATATTACCGTTATAGCAAACACGTGTCTCTCAACCGCTATCCCCTCTGTCTTCTtcactcctcttcttctttggattcTCTTCTCCTTTCACATCCCCCTTTTTCCGTACTCCTCACTCTCCTCTGCTTATTTTCCTACTTTCCATTCCCTCTTTTTACTCTTTCTATGCCCAAATTATTATCTTCTCCTTAACTTCATCATCCTTTTTCTCACTCTTTTATTCTCAAAATCTTCACTTTTTCAGATAATTGATCTGTTTTCTCTAATGGGTCTTTCTTAATGCTTACATTCAATCACAAAATTATACGAAAGTTTgtgttttgattttattttatggaGATTTACCCATTACTGATAGTATTATTCTGTTTCTTGGCTAGTAATGGGTTCAGTGTACTGTCTGCTACTGAGTTTGATTTTGGTACTTTAGCTTTGAGTAGTTTAAAGCTATTAGGAGATGCTCATATGGGTAGCAACAAAATCAAATTGACACGTGAGCTTGCCGTGCCAAATTCCGGTGCCGGAAAAGTTTTATATTCTAAACCAGTAAGATTCCGGCAGCCGGGTCTTGATTTTCCGGCGAGTTTCTCTACGTTTTTCTCATTTTCTGTTACAAATCTGAACCCTTCATCGATCGGTGGGGGTTTAGCTTTTGTCATCACGCCGGACGATGAATCAGTAGGTGATGCCGGCGGCTATTTGGGAATTATGGATGCAAAAGGGACCCAAAATGGTAATTTTGCTATTGAATTTGATACACTTATGGATGTTGAATTTAAAGATATTAATGGGAATCATGTGGGGTTGGATTTAAATTCAATGGTTTCAACTCAAGTTGGTGATCTTGATTCTGTTGATGTTGATCTAAAGAGTGGTGATTTGGTAAATTCATGGATTGAATATTCAGGTTCAACAAAAAAACTGAATATTTTTGTTTCATATTCTAATTTAAAGCCCAAAGAACCATTTTTATCAGTTACTATTGATCTTTCTGAGTACGTAAATGATTTTATGTTTGTGGGGTTTTGTGGTTCAACACAAGGGAGTACTGAGATTCATAGTATTGAATGGTGGAGTTTCAGTTCATCATTTGATGTAAATCCAAAATCTCCGGCGGCGGCGCTGCCTCCTCCGCCGCCAACGGCTAGTTTGATGAATCCCACGGCGGATTCTGTTACATCGCCGCCGCCTTCGATGGCTCCTTTGCAGTCTAATGGTACTGTGAATTCAGAGCAAAAAAGTAGTAGTAGCAAATGCCATAACAGTTTTTGTAAACAAGGTGCTGGAGCTGTAGTTGGAGTTGTAACTGCTGGAGCGTTTTTCTTAGCTTTTGCTACATTAGTACTTGTTTGGTTGTATTCGaaaaaattcaagaatgtgaagaaTTCTGAAAATTTGGGGTCTGAAATTATCAAAATGCCTAAGGAATTCAGCTATAAGGAGCTCAAAATTGCGACAAAAGGTTTTGATTCGACAAGGATAATCGGACATGGTGCATTTGGGACAGTTTATAAGGGGATTTTGTCTGAGACTGGTGATATTGTAGCAGTGAAAAGGTGTAGTCATAATGGACAAGGGAAAGCTGAGTTCTTATCTGAATTATCAATAATTGGAACGCTTAGGCATAGAAATCTTATTAGACTTCAAGGATGGTGTCATGAAAAAGGtgaaattttattagtttatgaTTTGATGCCAAATGGTAGTCTTGATAAGGCATTATTTGAGTCAAGAATAGTACTACCATGGCTACATAGGAGGAAAATTTTGTTAGGTGTTGCTTCAGCCTTAGCATATTTACATCAAGAATGTGAAAATCAAGTTATTCATAGGGATATTAAGACTAGTAATATTATGTTGGATGAAGGGTTTAATGCAagattaggtgattttggattagCAAAACAAATTGAACATGACAAATCTCCTGATGCAACAGTAGCAGCAGGAACAATGGGATACTTAGCACCGGAATATTTGTTAACCGGTCGAGCAAGTGAAAAAACTGATGTTTTTAGCTATGGGGCAGTGGTTCTTGAAGTGGCAAGTGGGAGAAGGCCAATTGAGAAAGAAACAAATGGGGTTGGGAAAGTTGGATTGAATAGCAATTTGGTGGAATGGGTGTGGGGATTACATAAAGAAGGGAGGTTATTAGCAGCAGCTGATTCAAGATTGAATGGTGAGTTTGAGGAACAAGAAATGAGAAGGGTTTTGTTAGTTGGTTTGGCTTGTTCACACCCTGACCCTATGGCTAGACCAACAATGAGAGGTGTGGTTCAAATGTTAGTTGGTGAGGCTGAAGTTCCTATTGTCCCTAGAGCTAAGCCAACTATGAGTTTTAGCACATCTCATCTGCTAATGACTTTGCAAGATAGTGTTTCTGACTTGAATGGTATGATCACACTTTCAACTTCTTCATCTGAAAATAGCTTCAATGGTGGTGGTGTGGGTATGGACCTAGTCTAGTTCAATATCAAGAAAAGGAGAATGGAATACTTTTTGTCATCTTTTGTTCTGCCTTTTGTTCATAcattcatttatttattattatatgtaTGTAACAAAATAAGTCTAAGTTGTATATGCCCATATTAATTAAAAGGGGTTTTGTACTTTTCCAAATTTTCTTGTTTTTGCACCTAATTTTTGGTTAATGGAGTGAAGTGAAAATCATAAGGTCTCGGTTCAAATATTAGTAGATGATTTCTTTCCATCAGTTAAAGCTTCGGTAGAAAACCGTGATTGTGGAAACTAGTCGCCTTTGCACCTTAGTTTTCTGAACCTTTCGTGAACGTGTGATGTCTTGTGCATTAGATTGCTTTTGTTTGGTTCGAGTCTCGGTAGTCAGAATTTTCAGGAATTGTGTTGGTAGAAAGTAACAAATATACCGTAAAATTAATAAGATAAGTTGGTCCAGACATTACACTTATTAAAAAAAGGATTTGTGTACAATAGTTTTATAAAATCATTGGGAGTCCTTTTCTTGGTGTTGGTTGGGTGAGGTGTCTTTGGTGGAGGGATGACAAGTTGCTTTCAACGGCAACTTCTTTAGTCAAAAGCAGACACAAGGGTTTTGAGCAGAAGTTTGGGAAGGTATGAATATATGAGGCTATGGCCTAGTGCTATGCATACTATTTCTATTATTACCAGTAATTTCAATGCACCACCAACCAAAGTTTTAGAAAATGCCTTGAGCAAAACGACTATCTTTCGTATCAAATTCTATTATccaaagcaaaagaaaatattcTGTGTCCTCAGTATTGCAGAGGATACAGGAAGATCAGAGGGTATACTGAACAATAGATGAaacttttcatcatttatttatAAAAGGATTTAATTTATGTATGCTGGCAGTATAAATAATTTTATACTTTCAGTGTATATCTATTTTAACAAGCCAACTTTATTTTTTAGATTTAAGTTATATCAATTGACAGTATAAAAAATCTTTATAGTATCAGTGTGATTTGACATGTTATAGCAATAGTATTTTGATTGGATGCAAGTCTCATGTTAAGTCATTGATCTCACATTCTATTTAGGAATATATGTAACTTTCTTTTATATAGCTGATATTGCCAAtgcataaaagttaaactcattaaaaaataatttgtgtGAAATATAAAGTTGATTAAGACCAAAACTAAGGATAATTGTAATTGCTAATGCAAGGAGGGGACCATGTGCTAAAAGTGTCTTTAGGTTCAATGTGTAGACGAAAGAGCAATAATTACAACTTTGGTGGAAGAGTGCTTTTTACTACTGACTTGAAGTTTTTTACTTTAGGAATCACCAATACTTTGATTGGACGCTAGTCTCATGTTCACTATTTTCTGCACATAGGCTCTAGCTTTTTGACCCCCCAAAAAGCACATGTACAATATGATGACAAAACTTTGTTAGGCTAAAATAGAGCCGTCAACCTAAGTCTGTGGGCTTTTAAATTTGGTGGGTTAGGACGGGCTGATTCTCCATTTATATGGGCCTTAAAATGACCAACTCAGCCCAGTCTTAAGAGGGTCGCGGGCTAGGACGGACCGGCCCTTCAATTTTTTTAGAATTGTTTTTTCTTCAAATCTCTAGGTATTTTTTCGTGACATAATCTCTTAATCATATGAACGACTTTTGTTTATTTAGAGTGTACAAGAATCTTGATATTTGACAAGAAATCTCGTAATTGAAATACAAATT includes these proteins:
- the LOC107791901 gene encoding L-type lectin-domain containing receptor kinase VIII.1-like translates to MEIYPLLIVLFCFLASNGFSVLSATEFDFGTLALSSLKLLGDAHMGSNKIKLTRELAVPNSGAGKVLYSKPVRFRQPGLDFPASFSTFFSFSVTNLNPSSIGGGLAFVITPDDESVGDAGGYLGIMDAKGTQNGNFAIEFDTLMDVEFKDINGNHVGLDLNSMVSTQVGDLDSVDVDLKSGDLVNSWIEYSGSTKKLNIFVSYSNLKPKEPFLSVTIDLSEYVNDFMFVGFCGSTQGSTEIHSIEWWSFSSSFDVNPKSPAAALPPPPPTASLMNPTADSVTSPPPSMAPLQSNGTVNSEQKSSSSKCHNSFCKQGAGAVVGVVTAGAFFLAFATLVLVWLYSKKFKNVKNSENLGSEIIKMPKEFSYKELKIATKGFDSTRIIGHGAFGTVYKGILSETGDIVAVKRCSHNGQGKAEFLSELSIIGTLRHRNLIRLQGWCHEKGEILLVYDLMPNGSLDKALFESRIVLPWLHRRKILLGVASALAYLHQECENQVIHRDIKTSNIMLDEGFNARLGDFGLAKQIEHDKSPDATVAAGTMGYLAPEYLLTGRASEKTDVFSYGAVVLEVASGRRPIEKETNGVGKVGLNSNLVEWVWGLHKEGRLLAAADSRLNGEFEEQEMRRVLLVGLACSHPDPMARPTMRGVVQMLVGEAEVPIVPRAKPTMSFSTSHLLMTLQDSVSDLNGMITLSTSSSENSFNGGGVGMDLV